One stretch of Aquimarina sp. Aq107 DNA includes these proteins:
- a CDS encoding TonB-dependent receptor, with protein MRKTILFLFLFITYSIQAQVEISGLIIDKITLIPISNASILDIKTGQKVLSNELGKFEMISSGNIEISFTGYQSKIITTLEKQYLIIPIETKVNELQEVFINTQSIPLQKKYATDAITILNAQDINRGNTIELHPILNKVPGVLMQNGTLNTNRITIRGIGARNLFGTANIRTYFGDIPLTDGNGESSIEDLELGSISRIDIHKGPSSSSYGVGLGGTILLRPELITNKGIETSLSTSLGSYGLVRNVAKIAIGGKRSSINVLYSNNHSDGYRDNNQYTRNTATITSSLYLGEKNDFSIIASYVDLKAGIPSSLGQDDFENNPRQAAFTWGQSQAFEDVTYGIFGFSWKHQYNASFSQYTSLFTSLRKNYEPRPFNILEEKSNSVGIRSRLVHNSRLFDKKWDWTAGGELFFDFYTGKTFDNLYQDFPIGTGSIRGDQLSDLDERRNYYNLFAASNLSITDKLKINMGIHLNQTFFNVEDNFLEDGDDSSGKFEFEPILSPKIGVNYALNTNVIFFGNVAHGFSTPTTSETLLPDGEFNPEIQPEIGWNYEIGTRYNLMKNRLYGSFSLYTLKVKDLLVTRRTEEDNFFAINAGKTTHTGVEGTINYQLIKSSKKQLNLQVSGTLNNYKFDDFVDLDDDFSGNKLTGTPSHVINFGMDYMTKKGIYGNLNFQIVGSIPANDSNTIFSDQYELLNGKIGYANLINKHISFDLFLGMNNILDKRYASQLQINATGFGGSQPRYFYPGLPFNMYGGINIKYRI; from the coding sequence TTGAGAAAAACAATATTATTTCTTTTCCTTTTCATTACCTATAGTATTCAAGCCCAAGTAGAAATTTCTGGATTGATTATAGATAAAATAACATTAATACCGATTAGTAATGCCAGCATATTAGATATAAAAACAGGTCAAAAAGTACTATCCAATGAACTAGGTAAATTCGAAATGATTAGTTCCGGAAATATTGAAATTTCGTTTACAGGTTACCAAAGTAAAATAATTACAACCCTAGAGAAACAGTATTTAATTATACCTATCGAAACTAAAGTAAATGAATTACAAGAAGTTTTCATTAACACGCAATCAATTCCTTTACAAAAAAAATATGCTACAGATGCCATAACTATTCTTAATGCACAAGACATTAATAGAGGTAATACGATTGAGCTACATCCAATTCTTAATAAAGTCCCTGGAGTTCTTATGCAAAATGGTACTCTAAATACAAATAGAATAACTATCCGAGGTATCGGTGCGAGAAATTTATTCGGTACTGCCAATATCAGAACTTATTTTGGAGATATTCCTTTAACTGATGGTAATGGAGAATCATCTATTGAAGATCTAGAGTTAGGATCCATCTCTAGGATTGATATCCATAAAGGACCATCATCTAGTAGTTATGGTGTTGGCTTAGGTGGTACTATTCTATTAAGACCTGAACTTATTACAAATAAAGGTATAGAAACTTCGCTATCAACATCCTTAGGAAGTTATGGACTCGTGAGAAATGTTGCTAAAATAGCTATTGGAGGCAAAAGATCAAGTATAAATGTTTTATATAGTAACAACCATTCTGATGGATATCGAGATAATAATCAATATACCAGAAATACAGCTACTATAACTTCTTCTTTATACCTCGGAGAAAAAAATGATTTTTCGATAATTGCTAGTTATGTTGATCTAAAAGCGGGTATTCCTAGTTCGTTAGGCCAAGATGATTTTGAAAATAATCCAAGACAAGCAGCATTCACTTGGGGGCAATCTCAGGCATTTGAAGATGTTACGTATGGAATATTTGGATTTTCTTGGAAACATCAATACAATGCATCTTTTTCACAATATACAAGTCTATTTACTTCACTCAGAAAAAATTATGAACCAAGACCTTTTAATATTTTAGAAGAAAAATCTAATTCCGTTGGTATCAGAAGTAGACTGGTACATAACTCAAGGCTATTTGATAAAAAATGGGATTGGACTGCTGGTGGAGAACTCTTTTTTGATTTCTATACAGGTAAAACATTCGACAACTTATATCAAGATTTCCCAATAGGAACTGGTAGTATTAGAGGAGATCAGCTTTCTGATCTAGATGAAAGAAGAAACTATTATAACCTTTTTGCAGCATCTAATTTATCTATAACAGATAAACTGAAAATTAATATGGGAATACACCTCAATCAAACATTTTTTAATGTCGAAGATAATTTTTTAGAAGATGGTGATGATAGCTCTGGAAAATTTGAATTTGAACCAATACTATCTCCTAAGATCGGTGTCAATTATGCATTGAATACTAATGTTATCTTTTTTGGAAACGTTGCCCACGGATTTTCCACTCCTACTACTTCTGAAACTTTATTGCCTGATGGAGAGTTCAATCCAGAAATACAACCAGAAATTGGATGGAACTATGAAATTGGAACTAGATATAACCTGATGAAAAACAGACTTTATGGTTCTTTTTCTTTATACACCTTAAAAGTAAAAGATCTACTAGTAACAAGGAGAACTGAAGAAGATAATTTCTTTGCTATCAACGCAGGAAAAACAACTCATACTGGAGTTGAAGGAACAATTAATTATCAACTTATTAAATCATCAAAAAAACAACTAAACCTACAAGTAAGTGGAACACTAAACAATTATAAATTTGACGATTTTGTAGACCTCGATGATGATTTTTCTGGTAATAAACTTACCGGAACTCCATCACATGTTATTAATTTTGGAATGGATTATATGACTAAAAAAGGAATTTATGGGAATCTAAATTTTCAGATTGTTGGTAGCATCCCAGCAAACGATAGCAATACAATTTTTAGCGATCAGTATGAATTACTAAACGGAAAAATAGGGTATGCAAATTTAATTAATAAGCATATTTCTTTTGATTTATTTCTCGGAATGAATAATATTTTAGACAAACGATATGCATCCCAACTACAGATCAATGCGACGGGATTTGGAGGGAGTCAACCTAGATATTTTTATCCAGGATTGCCTTTCAATATGTATGGAGGGATTAACATAAAATATAGAATATAA
- a CDS encoding PQQ-dependent sugar dehydrogenase, which produces MNNLLFCISAVLSTLFSCAQEKKNDISIDPDPKNYTTEIVIPDLQIPWGMAWLPDGSMLITEKSGELIHYKNGTKTIIENVPEVYNRNQGGLLDIEIHPEYDKNGWLYLTYSSREGAEKGGNTALIRAKLENNKLTSIENLYKGTPNTTRGHHFGSRIEFDKEGYLYFSIGDRGNRDENPQDITKDGGKIYRLHADGSIPKDNPFVKKNNSKKAVFSYGHRNPQGMAIHPTDGKIWVHEHGPRGGDEINIINKGTNYGWPIITYGINYSGTTITDITTKEGMEQPVYYWVPSIAPSGMDFVTSDKYPDWKNDLLVGSLKFQYLELVELDGNKVIGRKKIVEDIGRVRNVRQGPDGYIYIAVENKGIVKIIPKS; this is translated from the coding sequence ATGAACAACCTTTTATTTTGTATATCAGCAGTGCTATCTACCCTCTTCTCTTGTGCTCAAGAAAAGAAAAATGATATATCAATTGATCCTGATCCAAAAAATTATACTACTGAAATTGTCATTCCTGATTTACAAATTCCTTGGGGAATGGCTTGGCTTCCTGATGGAAGTATGCTCATTACTGAAAAAAGTGGTGAATTAATCCATTATAAAAATGGAACAAAAACTATTATCGAAAATGTTCCAGAAGTATATAATCGCAATCAAGGAGGGTTATTAGATATCGAAATACATCCAGAATACGATAAAAATGGCTGGTTATATCTTACTTACTCCTCGAGAGAAGGAGCAGAAAAAGGAGGTAATACTGCACTTATTAGAGCTAAATTAGAAAACAACAAACTTACTTCTATAGAGAATCTGTATAAAGGCACTCCGAATACCACAAGAGGCCATCATTTTGGATCAAGAATAGAGTTTGACAAAGAAGGTTATCTTTATTTTAGTATCGGAGATAGAGGAAATAGAGATGAAAACCCGCAAGATATCACCAAGGATGGTGGAAAAATTTATCGTCTTCATGCTGATGGAAGTATTCCTAAAGATAATCCTTTTGTAAAAAAGAATAATAGCAAAAAAGCTGTTTTCTCATATGGGCATAGAAATCCCCAAGGAATGGCTATTCACCCAACTGATGGCAAAATATGGGTACACGAACATGGTCCAAGAGGAGGCGATGAAATCAACATCATCAATAAAGGAACGAATTATGGATGGCCAATTATTACTTATGGTATTAACTATAGTGGTACTACTATTACAGATATAACTACCAAAGAAGGAATGGAACAACCTGTTTATTATTGGGTTCCTTCTATCGCTCCTAGCGGAATGGATTTTGTTACAAGTGACAAATACCCTGATTGGAAAAATGATCTTTTAGTAGGATCTCTAAAATTTCAATATTTAGAATTAGTAGAATTAGATGGTAACAAAGTAATTGGAAGAAAAAAAATAGTAGAAGATATTGGGAGAGTTCGTAATGTTCGTCAAGGTCCTGATGGTTATATTTATATTGCTGTAGAAAATAAGGGAATTGTAAAAATAATTCCGAAATCATAA
- a CDS encoding cytochrome c, with protein MKKRFKHILFLEVLSIIFCISIIAKQESPSKTYISVNNFNYQDTELSKSITRGKEVYMDFCMQCHLPNGKGTPKVFPPLAGSDWLINKRKESIHSIKYGLNGPIKVNGESYNSAMTSLGLEDEEVADVMNYIMNSWGNKQQKMVTIEEVISIKK; from the coding sequence ATGAAAAAACGATTCAAGCATATCTTATTTCTCGAAGTACTTTCTATAATATTTTGTATTTCGATTATAGCAAAACAAGAAAGCCCTTCAAAAACATATATTTCGGTAAATAATTTTAATTATCAGGATACAGAATTATCTAAAAGTATCACCCGCGGCAAAGAAGTGTATATGGATTTTTGCATGCAATGTCATTTACCTAATGGAAAAGGAACTCCTAAAGTTTTTCCTCCATTAGCAGGTTCCGATTGGCTCATTAACAAGCGTAAAGAAAGTATTCACTCTATTAAATATGGATTAAATGGACCAATTAAAGTTAATGGGGAATCATATAATAGTGCAATGACCTCATTAGGATTAGAAGACGAAGAGGTTGCTGATGTTATGAATTACATTATGAACAGTTGGGGCAACAAACAACAAAAAATGGTTACTATAGAGGAAGTTATAAGCATTAAAAAGTAA
- a CDS encoding anhydro-N-acetylmuramic acid kinase: protein MSAFPKTYKVIGLMSGTSLDGLDIAYCHIKKHEDSWTFSIVNTENVAYSEDFKNKLKNTVDLSSIDLLAFHNIYGTWLGKQVTNFINKNSITADFISSHGHTVFHQPEIGLTYQIGSGQHIANTTNLKVICDFRTNDVALGGQGAPLVPIGDQLLFNEYDFCLNLGGISNISFDFNEKRIAYDISPANMLLNLICNSIDLEYDDRGKIARTGELIEELYNNLNDLSYYRDPYPKSLGYEWFVDKIVPIIKRFNEPIENLLYTSVYHITEQITKAIKSTGKEKSSLLVTGGGAKNDFLIEILQQKLQNHATVIIPDENVIDYKEALIFAFMGVLRELNEINCLQSVTGARKDSSSGIIYYPR, encoded by the coding sequence ATGTCAGCTTTTCCTAAAACATATAAAGTAATTGGATTAATGTCCGGAACCTCACTAGATGGTTTGGATATCGCCTATTGTCACATAAAAAAACACGAGGACTCTTGGACATTTTCTATTGTTAATACAGAAAATGTTGCGTACTCAGAAGATTTTAAGAATAAATTAAAAAACACTGTAGATCTTTCCAGTATAGATCTATTAGCATTTCATAACATCTATGGAACCTGGCTAGGAAAACAAGTGACAAACTTTATCAATAAGAATTCAATAACGGCCGATTTCATTTCTAGTCATGGTCACACTGTTTTTCATCAACCAGAAATTGGATTGACCTATCAGATTGGATCTGGTCAACATATTGCTAACACCACTAATTTAAAAGTCATTTGTGATTTCAGGACTAATGATGTAGCTCTTGGCGGACAAGGTGCACCCTTAGTCCCTATAGGAGACCAACTGTTATTTAATGAATATGATTTTTGCCTTAATTTGGGAGGCATTAGCAACATTTCGTTTGATTTTAATGAAAAAAGAATAGCCTACGATATCTCTCCGGCCAATATGCTACTGAATCTTATTTGCAATTCTATAGACCTTGAATATGATGATAGAGGTAAAATAGCAAGAACAGGAGAGCTAATCGAAGAATTATACAACAATCTAAACGATTTATCCTACTATAGAGATCCTTATCCTAAATCACTTGGATATGAATGGTTTGTAGATAAAATTGTACCGATTATCAAAAGATTTAATGAACCTATTGAAAATCTACTATACACATCTGTTTATCATATAACGGAACAAATCACTAAAGCAATAAAAAGTACAGGAAAAGAAAAATCATCTCTTTTAGTAACTGGTGGAGGTGCTAAAAATGATTTTCTAATTGAAATTTTACAACAAAAATTGCAAAATCACGCAACTGTGATTATACCAGATGAAAACGTTATTGATTATAAAGAAGCATTAATTTTTGCTTTTATGGGAGTTTTAAGAGAGTTAAACGAAATAAACTGTTTACAATCAGTTACAGGTGCTAGAAAAGATTCTTCCTCCGGAATTATCTACTATCCGCGATAA